A DNA window from Aquarana catesbeiana isolate 2022-GZ linkage group LG01, ASM4218655v1, whole genome shotgun sequence contains the following coding sequences:
- the LOC141140392 gene encoding vomeronasal type-2 receptor 26-like, translating into MYTTFFRVTPMDRVSYIAIIKLLQHFGWNWVGIITSWDGSGDEESQELSKMMSQHGICTDYIIPLTADTLGNIRRLRIIRESAAKVIIMCGTSTTNFYYFAHLIPSALENVTFIFPPSWSKLTNIHYVNNTSTNCSFIFVWPGEKSLNMDVYTDGVNFSSCINDPILEDFWVFEFHCLSSKKLKNQCFEILHNISAKPCTDVKEFSFRLSTYTTLPSYVYRAVYVLANALHGMYMKKKNKSKQNVFQYRLHKYVRTLHYMDPTGADIYFNERREVPTDLMLQSWIFFNNTHYSYRTISIIQSPDYVPEPFINMSDPVFWKRGKIPESRCSDPCLPGSRKKFGSSIHKCCYECVSCSEGEISNISDSENCMKCPDDEWPNEKKDRCVPKLVEFLSYTDDHIVAVFSAVSIFCFLLTGLILGIFIHYWDTPIVKANNRNLSYLLLVSIMLSFLCVFLFLGHPVDVTCMLRVTSFGVIFSVAVSTLLAKSIMVCIAFKATKPGSPWRKWMGAKLPNFIICVFSLVQIIICVTWLSISPPFQDQDIHYYQGKIIIQCNEGSVIGFYSVLGYMGLLAAMSFIIAFLARTLPDSFNEAKYITFSMLVFCSVWIAMIPAYLSTRGKYMVAVEVFAIITSSTGLLGCIFFPKCYIILIRPALNTKTVIR; encoded by the exons ATGTATACAACTTTCTTCCGTGTTACACCAATGGATCGAGTCAGTTATATAGCTATTATTAAATTGTTGCAGCATTTTGGGTGGAACTGGGTTGGAATAATAACATCGTGGGATGGCAGCGGTGATGAGGAGTCCCAAGAACTTAGTAAGATGATGAGCCAACATGGGATCTGCACAGATTATATCATTCCACTCACTGCAGATACATTGGGTAATATTCGGAGATTGAGGATTATTAGAGAATCAGCAGCTAAGGTTATCATAATGTGTGGAACTTCCACAACAAACTTTTATTATTTTGCTCATCTTATACCCTCTGCTTTAGAAAATGTTACATTTATTTTCCCACCATCATGGAGTAAGTTAACTAATATACATTATGTGAATAATACATCAACTAACTGCAGCTTCATATTTGTGTGGCCAGGAGAAAAAAGCCTAAACATGGATGTTTATACCGATGGTGTCAACTTCTCCAGCTGCATAAATGACCCCATACTGGaagatttttgggtttttgagtTTCACTGCCTTTCCTCAAAGAAATTAAAAAATCAATGTTTTGAAATATTACATAACATTTCTGCAAAGCCTTGTACGGATGTAAAAGAGTTTTCATTCAGATTGTCTACTTATACAACTCTTCCTTCCTATGTATACAGGGCTGTATATGTTCTGGCCAATGCTCTGCATGGAATGTACATGAAGAAGAAAAATAAATCTAAACAAAATGTATTCCAGTACAGA CTGCACAAATATGTGAGAACACTTCATTACATGGACCCAACTGGAGCTGACATCTACTTTAATGAGAGAAGGGAAGTTCCAACTGATCTTATGTTACAAAgctggattttttttaacaatacacaTTATTCATATAGAACAATTTCCATTATTCAAAGCCCAGATTATGTGCCTGAACCATTTATCAATATGAGTGATCCTGTCTTCTGGAAAAGAGGCAAA ATTCCGGAATCTCGATGTTCAGATCCCTGTTTACCTGGCAGCAGAAAAAAGTTTGGATCTTCAATTCATAAATGCTGCTATGAGTGCGTCTCATGTTCAGAAGGAGAGATATCCAACATTTCCG acagtgaaaactgcatgaaatgtcctgatgatgaatggccaaatgagaagaaggatcggtGTGTTCCAAAATTAgtggaatttctctcctacactgATGATCACATTGTTGCAGTATTTTCAGCTGTCTCCATCTTCTGTTTtcttctgactggtttaatattggggatatttatacattactgggacacccccattgttaaagctaataacaggaacctgagctatcttctcctggtctccatcatgctgagcttcctctgtgtcttcttgtttctcggccatccagtagatgtaacctgcatgctgcgtgtaacctcttttggtgtcatctttTCAGTTGCCGTATCTACtctacttgccaaaagtatcatggtgtgtattgcttttaaagccaccaaacctgggagtccctggaggaaatggatgggagccaaaCTGCCCAATTTTATCATTTGTGTCTTCTCACTGGTTCAAATCATAATCTGTGTCACTTGGTTGTCTATTTCCCCCCCCTTTCAGGATCAGGACATTCACTATTATCaggggaagatcatcattcagtgtaatgagggttcagttatcggcttctactctgtcctgggatatatggggcttctggCAGCTATGAGttttattatcgcttttttagccaggacattaccggacagttttaatgaggccaagtacatcaccttcagcatgctggtgttctgcagtgtctggattgccatgatcccggcctatctgagcaccagagggaaatacatggtggctgtggaggtttttGCAATAATAACATCAAGTACTGGacttcttggctgtatatttttcccaaaatgttacatCATTCTGATAAGACCTGCCCTAAATACAAAAACAGTAATCCGCTAA